The following coding sequences are from one Microbulbifer sp. TB1203 window:
- a CDS encoding glycoside hydrolase family 95 protein, translating into MPSGERPDRHTAQRQHLCAAVAVCIFLGGIVPAQASQQALEGSSSLPTLWFDRPAQDWERESLPIGNGAMGAAVQGGIAVDHLQFNEKTLWTGGPGSEGYDFGLPREPQTKALEQVRETLAREGALSPKAVAAELGREVTAYGNYQSFGELLLQFPQKEEEASDYRRELDIANAVARVSYRSGDTNYTREYFASYPDRVIAVHLRADRKGKISFKASLRLPDNRSAELTTADGRITASGQLHDNGLHYETQLRVIAEGGKVSRNGNGISVTGADSATLLLAAGTDYASDYPHYRGPNPHRMVEAGIGRASRKGYPALLADHIADHRALFDRVQLNLSSAGAAPLGTPSSSSASGPQARPSRPTAAPTQEPIDQWLENYGSGDEAADRALEALYFQYGRYLLISSSRDGSLPANLQGVWNNSATPPWNADYHVNINLQMNYWPAEVTNLAETTGPLFDFIDSLREPGELAAEKLLDARGWTLFLNTNIWGFSGVIAWPTAFWQPEAGAWLAQHYYEHYLFSGDLDFLRERAYPAMKGAAQVWLDTLIPDPRDGLLMVSPSYSPEHGDFTVGAAMSQQIVFDLLSNTRDAAELLGDAAFARQLDDTLEKLDPGLRIGSWGQLQEWKADLDDPENHHRHVSHLFALYPGDQIAPTPELVKAARTSLEARGDAGTGWSRAWKVALWARLADGDRAHRILAAQLSESTLPNLWSTHPPFQIDGNFGATAGVAEMLLQSHAGEIHLLPALPQAWRNGSVTGLRARGDATVNMQWRDGKLLRARIHSGRSGEIRLRLPAGGKFIVRREADNKVLSPQGEGEVNTFTAQAGETYLLENGEVPQQPAGSKAAGR; encoded by the coding sequence ATGCCCTCGGGTGAAAGGCCCGACCGGCACACCGCCCAGCGACAGCACCTCTGCGCCGCTGTCGCGGTCTGTATTTTTCTGGGAGGCATCGTACCGGCGCAAGCGTCGCAACAGGCGCTGGAGGGCAGCAGCTCTCTCCCCACCCTCTGGTTCGACAGGCCCGCCCAGGACTGGGAGCGCGAGAGCCTCCCCATCGGCAATGGCGCCATGGGCGCAGCGGTCCAGGGTGGCATCGCCGTCGACCACCTGCAGTTCAACGAAAAGACCCTGTGGACCGGCGGCCCGGGAAGCGAAGGCTATGACTTCGGCCTGCCCCGGGAGCCGCAAACCAAAGCCCTGGAACAGGTGCGCGAAACCCTCGCCCGCGAGGGCGCCCTCTCCCCGAAGGCGGTGGCCGCGGAACTCGGCCGCGAAGTGACCGCCTACGGCAACTACCAGAGCTTCGGCGAGCTACTGCTGCAATTTCCGCAGAAGGAAGAAGAAGCCTCCGACTACCGCCGCGAACTGGATATCGCCAACGCGGTTGCCCGGGTCAGCTACCGCTCGGGCGACACCAACTATACCCGGGAGTATTTTGCCAGCTACCCGGACCGGGTAATCGCCGTCCACCTGCGCGCCGACCGCAAGGGCAAAATCAGCTTCAAGGCCAGCCTGCGCCTGCCCGACAACCGCAGCGCCGAGCTGACCACCGCGGATGGACGAATCACCGCCAGCGGCCAACTGCACGACAACGGCCTGCACTACGAAACCCAATTGCGGGTGATCGCAGAGGGCGGCAAAGTCTCCCGCAACGGCAATGGCATCAGTGTGACCGGCGCCGACAGCGCCACCCTGCTGCTGGCCGCGGGCACCGACTACGCATCAGATTACCCCCACTACCGGGGCCCCAATCCTCACAGGATGGTGGAGGCCGGCATCGGCCGGGCGAGCCGCAAAGGCTACCCGGCCCTGCTGGCCGACCATATCGCCGACCACCGCGCCCTGTTCGACCGCGTCCAGCTGAACCTGTCTTCTGCAGGAGCGGCCCCCCTGGGAACGCCGAGCTCCAGCTCGGCAAGCGGGCCGCAGGCCCGCCCATCGCGGCCAACGGCCGCTCCTACACAGGAGCCCATCGACCAGTGGCTGGAAAACTACGGCAGCGGCGACGAAGCCGCCGACCGCGCCCTGGAAGCACTGTATTTCCAATACGGCCGCTACTTGCTGATCAGTTCCTCCCGGGACGGCTCACTGCCGGCCAACCTGCAAGGGGTATGGAACAATTCCGCCACACCACCGTGGAACGCCGATTACCACGTCAATATCAACCTGCAGATGAACTACTGGCCCGCCGAGGTCACCAACCTGGCGGAAACCACCGGCCCCCTGTTCGACTTTATCGACAGCCTCCGGGAGCCGGGCGAACTGGCCGCGGAAAAACTGCTCGACGCGCGCGGCTGGACCCTGTTCCTCAACACCAATATCTGGGGTTTTTCGGGAGTCATCGCCTGGCCCACCGCCTTCTGGCAGCCGGAGGCCGGCGCCTGGCTGGCACAACACTATTACGAACACTACCTGTTCTCCGGCGATCTCGACTTCCTGCGCGAGCGCGCCTACCCGGCCATGAAGGGCGCCGCGCAGGTGTGGCTGGACACACTGATACCGGACCCGCGGGACGGCCTGCTGATGGTCAGCCCCAGCTACTCGCCGGAACACGGCGACTTCACCGTCGGCGCCGCCATGTCCCAGCAGATTGTCTTTGATCTGCTGAGCAATACCCGCGACGCCGCGGAACTGCTCGGCGACGCCGCATTCGCCCGGCAACTGGACGACACCCTGGAAAAACTCGACCCGGGCCTGCGCATCGGCTCCTGGGGCCAGTTGCAGGAATGGAAAGCGGACCTGGACGATCCGGAAAACCACCATCGCCACGTCTCACACCTCTTCGCCCTCTATCCCGGCGACCAGATAGCCCCGACCCCGGAACTGGTCAAAGCCGCCCGCACCTCTCTGGAGGCCCGCGGCGACGCCGGCACCGGCTGGAGCCGCGCGTGGAAAGTCGCCCTTTGGGCGCGGCTCGCCGACGGCGATCGCGCGCACAGGATTCTCGCCGCGCAACTCAGCGAAAGCACCCTGCCCAACCTGTGGAGCACCCACCCCCCGTTCCAGATCGACGGCAACTTCGGCGCGACCGCCGGTGTCGCGGAGATGCTGCTGCAATCCCACGCGGGGGAAATCCACCTGCTGCCGGCGCTGCCCCAGGCCTGGCGCAACGGCTCGGTGACCGGCCTGCGCGCCCGCGGCGACGCTACCGTGAATATGCAGTGGCGCGACGGAAAATTACTGCGCGCGCGCATCCACAGCGGCCGCTCCGGCGAAATCCGCCTGCGCCTGCCGGCAGGTGGCAAATTTATTGTGCGCCGCGAGGCGGACAACAAAGTTCTCAGCCCGCAAGGCGAAGGGGAAGTTAATACCTTTACCGCGCAGGCAGGGGAAACCTATCTCCTGGAAAACGGCGAGGTCCCGCAACAACCGGCGGGCTCCAAAGCCGCGGGGAGATAG